Within the Dunckerocampus dactyliophorus isolate RoL2022-P2 chromosome 10, RoL_Ddac_1.1, whole genome shotgun sequence genome, the region CAGGCTTAAGAGAGATGGGGGGTTACTTTCATCACCCTGGAAACGCTCtcctttggtctttttttgtcattggaaaacaaaaacaagactttttttttttgggaatgACAATAAACCGACTTTGGAGTAAAAAGCTTTTGAAAATAGCCCCCTGTGATGCCTCCGTAGTGACTCCCGTCTCCTGTTCTGCAACCTGCAAACAATCATTAGCTGAAATATGACTTAACCAGACACCATAATCGGTTAGTTGGTACACTGATGGTTAAGAATTCCCTCCATTgtcaattgaggcaaaatggagcgcAGTGCTGGGCTGTGCAGAGGCGCTGTGTATAAAGTCTGCGgtcaaaagagaaaaaaaaaaaagtgtattttttgccttctaaagttatataaaaaaaataaataacagcaaATTTAGGAATGAACTGTTAATTTTCCCTAATACTTAAGCAAGGAAAATAAATAGTAcacaatttatttaaattatttttatcattgtttttttttaaattccgaATAGTAATAAGTAGAAATTTGGAatcattgttgtatttttattttgtatttttaagttAATTGTAGCACATGACATCACAGAtgctttttacaaaaaaatgtaaagttatTATCATTCTAGTCATACTAAGTATATTGGTATAATGCTCTATTATTTAAATATCATTTGGCTGGGAAGAATCACATGGTTGCTTATACTGATGTCTGAACTGTCAAAGTTAGCAAATATGGTTCGTTGCCCTTTCAAGGGGTACAGCGCGTCCCCAGCATACTTGCGATTCACACATTTTTGCTCCAAATGTTTTGgaaattctccaaaaataggctgttATTTCTGCAGTCAATACATCTCATTCGCCGTAGgtgggtaataatttataatactTTCATACACTGTTTAAAAAGCCcgcaatttgtacatgtttatgtgttCATGCTGTTGGCTTTTTTCACaaagtgttgagattttgcactttcttcggtggtccttgaacgcatcatagttgctgtgagacgtaaACGTCACAACGCTGTCAATGTCAACCTAACCGGAAGGGGCACTTTTATGGACGTCTCAATTACTCGcgttttttcgccattcgctaggcgtgtcacaagatctcgcaagattaaaacgtgacatgagttctcgtgggcactaggcctggggcgataataaattaattaatcacacaatggaTGAAAACAAACTCAATAATTTTTAACCTCCAAGCAGGCTGgaggaggattcactctgtgcattggcctCAGCACCTTGGCCCTttagtcagtcatacagtctctttgtgggtggaggcggggcggcTAGCATGCTCACAGAGTGTAGAAGAGTGTAAAGTAGTAGAAAATAaatcagtagattgcaatatactgtcatacagtatatcttttgattgtacttttcttcaagtaatgttaaaatcccgtcTCGTCTCACACCCCTATTATTCGCTGGTGGTTCGGGAAGCCCCAAGAAGATCGGGGATGGACTGTACAGTAGTGTACTTTTATTATCGTCTTATATTCTGGCCAAACTAACTTACTAATGCTGCCTGTCTTGCACTATAATATCAATAATAGTAAAAGCTATATCATCCCATGCTAATGATTGAGTGTTTTGTGGGAGTAGAGTACTAACTGGCATAGTTctggaaacccccccccccagtttGGTGTTGAAGTGACAACGTAGGCGTACAGtgtatgctgtgtgtgtgtcccgATCAGATGAGTTCCGTATTTCTTCTTCCCCTGTCACAGATTACCACTTCACCACCCGGCAGGCCATGCAGGAGAGCATCGATCAGGGCAATTTCATCGAGAACGCTGAGTTTTCCGGCAACTTGTACGGAACAAGGTAAGCTGCTAGCATTCGTAAAGCTGGCATGGTGACCTTCACTTCAATTCATAATCACATTCCCACAAGTAATGAGCAGTAGCAGCTGTTGAAAACTCTGGTAGAAAGACCAaaatttccctcattttccgCAAAATTTCCAaacgcaaatgttgacaggcatGCTTCAGGTAACTTTTGTTGTGAACCAGCGTGAGAATTCTAACAAATTGACTTGTCTCGACACCCCACCAGTGTTGCTGCaaaaaggccaaagaaaaagcaaaacgcacATGGAAAGTTCATCATTGGATGCTTGCTAAACTGTAGGGTTTGTTTCCCCAACTGGATAGTTGCTGGTTCGATTCCCGAGCCCGATGacccctactggtggaaaatcatttggcattttccatgactgaaaCATTCCACTTGTGACACCCCTCAGGTGGGAGATTGGTCGTCTCCCGACCCGATGGTTCCGGGTTCGATCCtcctgttttacatttttttaccgCTGACATGTACGGGGACTTTTCTAAAAATCCCCCCATTTTCCATaactaagtattttccgtgacatttttccctttgaaaatgaatggacgatTTAAAtgtcgccccctattggtgTAAATTCGTGTTGCATGtaacattacatgtaacattatGCTTACTGTGGCATGGCTCAGGCCGTAGAATGGTCTTCTCCCAACGTAATgtttgctggttcgatcctcagccGGTGTAtacatttcagcattcacacacaatttctactgaaatttCTTCATCTAGTTCAAAACAAAATAGTTTAAAGAGGGCTTAGGTAGATGAAAGAATAGTAGTGggtttttttatgcattttagtgCAACAACATTTACTTTTGCCAGACATCCTGTGTGGAGCGTATTGTTCCTTATGAAGACAACTTGTACAACTTTCCACGGTCCCACTGGGATCAACAGGATAAAGCAGATATATAAACATCTTGGGACAGATGGAGCTTTAAACCCCCCGATGCCACACAAAGTGCAAcacacgtgtgcgtgtgtgtgtgaggtttaATCTCTCCTTCTTATTGTGAGGATAACACAAAATGTGTGAGCGGCTTGGATCAAGGCAGCGATCTTCTTAGCTCGCTCACttcatgtgtgcgtgtgtgatagTAAAGCTGCCATAGAAGACGTGCGGGCCAAGAACCTGATCTGCATCCTGGATGTGGACATCCAAGGGGTGAGGAGGATTAAAGAGACGGACCTGAACCCCATCTACATCTCCATCCAGCCTCCGTCCATGGAGATCCTGGTAAGGAAACTCCTTCATGTACCACAACACAACACGACTGGGCAACGATTGACACACATTGTTCTTCACCATTCCACTCCACCTTCTGGAAAAATCCCACGTTTTCCAAGACAAACgtcccattgaaaatgattgGAGCATTTTTCCAACTTCCACATTTCCATCCGAAATCCAATCCACAATTCTTACTACTTCAAAGCATTCCTGCATCAAAAACATTCAGCCAATTCGGGACGTACGGCGTATCTGTTTCCGCTTTGCAAAAAATTCCCTCATTTTCCATTATTTTGACAATTCTCATTGAAAACGAATGGGCCAGTTTACCAAATCAgttttaaatcagcttcttaataagcgtaaaggggtctttatagcctgatttgttttatgttttaacatACATATTGCTgggaaaagatgtttatatagcaTGTATAATGCTATACAGCCTTGTCGCTCTCATGGAATAGTGTTGAGAAGACATTACTATTGTAAACGAGCCATGACTTACTCTGtcctgtggcaactttgacgtcgttcttcttgacttttttttttcctgtgtgccagcagggcatgctgggtagtccggcggcaacaacaacatgagctactgtatgaacaataaaacgttGGACATGAAGAGTATGTTCACGTCCCTCCTAGTTCACTCTCCTGACGACCCCCTCAGCATATTTtgtgacaaacacagcaaaatgttgggagagagAGTACcccaagctacccagcatgccttttgGCAGGACTATATGGGTGTAATTTTGTCATGCgtagatatttatttatatttacacagaaaacaaacttacagtatcacttcgATACtataacatccagcagcaacacaacattttggcgcaactactattttgatgaaaaatatactgaaccaagtttACGATCCATCTCTAGAAGTGTTTGTTCACTCTGCTTTACTGAGAGGTCTCATTCTGAtaatgtcacttccggaaatgagactgagcTGCGAGAGCTAGTCCGTGATGGCTGGCATCATGAACTATGagtgtcatttttcaaaaacggaACAATGTAGACCATCATTCCAAACAGTATGcagtataacatatttaagcaaagttgatcaatcacgtcagggaccctttaacaaCTTCTCTAACTAATTTGCTCAGGAAAAACGTCTGAGAGACCGGCAGACGGAGTCAGAGGAGAGCTTACAGAAACGTCTGGAGGCAGCTCGCGTTGACATGGAGCTCAGTAAGTTCATCCCTACTTTTTACAATCAAAAACCTCCTTCATGACGTCGTGAGGCCATGAATACGTGAAGGCTGATGGAACACTCCTCTCCAGGTAAGGAGCCAGGAGTCTTTGACGTCATTATCATCAACGATGATCTGGAACGCGCCTATGAGGAGCTGAAGGAGATCCTTAATGATGTGAGTGAATGTAGCTGTGATGACAGTACAGTTGAACACGCTTAGTCTTCCTATTCCTAAAAAGTCGACATCATatggggtcatttctatgaaacaTGGGTCGCTTTATGTTGACGTGTGTTGTAGCATTGTGGCAAAAATGCTAATTAGAGATGTCCAATAATAATATTGGCTGAATTGCcgtaaaaatgtgatatcagtTCATATCGGAATTGGCTTTCCTGCCAATTTATCAGCGCGCTcctcacacagcaacaagcttgcgaGTTCAGTTAGCATCCCGGCAGTGTGGAATTATTGCCAAGTTTGgtctttggattgtaaatagaTGGCCGCTGTCGTTGTGTAAGCCCAACACCACGAAAGGACGGCAGCCATGAAGCTGCAGGTGTTTTTTATCCCACCGTCCCACCGTCCACACCACAGAGCGGTCAATCAAAGCCCAAagacaaaacacttcttttgtTGCAGAAGTGTCCAAATTGCGTCCcgtagcacattctaaaaatatcatttaacaagaaaacttttttaaaaaatgcaaaaatcagtAGTAGTTTTACAAGTacatagtcaaaatattaagaaaaaaaaccctaatcttAACGAGAAAAAGGTCCTGATTTTACGAGACTtcaatcataatattatgaagaaaaataacagcattttagtagcataaagttgaaatattaaaggatttttttttgtaagttgtaatattatgaggaacaaatcaaacaacaaataaagttgtcatttttggaaaattaggttgcagaaaaagttataatgttacaggaataaaatcaaaatagtaTAGCAGTAAAGTCATAACAACAGgaagaaaatgaacaagaataaaagatggaaaataaaaaaaaaacaaaaaacatcagaaaatgtactgtaaacattttacgagaatattgAGATAAAAaactaacaaggaaaaaagttgcaattttaggagaatgaactcgtaatattatgaggacaaataatgccattttagtagcatattaaacacaaaaaaatattacaatgataaagtctaaatattatgtgGATAATTACAAGACGAAAAtccacaagaagaaagttgaacatgtttaaaaatgtaaaaacaacaactgcagaaatggaaaaaggcatctgtaattttacgagaataaagtcaaaatattgagagcaATGTCGTAttataacgagaaaaaaagtcgcaattttaggagaataaacttgtaatattatgaggaaaaataatgtaattttagtagcatagagttgaaatattaaagagaaaaaaagtaattttttaaaagtcgtaacattatgagacacaaaacaaaatacaattgtcatttttggaaaatgaggttgggaaaaagtgaataatattatgggaataaagtcataattatgagaagaaagaagGAGAAagctgaaattgttggaaaatgtaaaaataacaacagcagaaatgtgaaaaaaacatgtaattttacgagaagaaagtcaaaacattgagagaaaaagttgtattctaacaacaaaaaaagttgcaactgTAGGAgaatgaaaaatgttattttagtagcattagaAGCACTTTTTCAATTGAAAAagtattaaagagaaaaaaagttgttttttaaaagtgggAATAttagatatatgatatatgagaaacaaagaaaactaaaataagttgtcatttttggaaaatcaggttggggaaaaagttataatatgatgggaataaagtcataatattacaaaaatgcacatttttttgaaagttgaaataaaaaaaaaaacaacagcaaaaatgggtaaaagaaagcgaacttcttagcatacaaaAAGATCAAAGGGACAAAGTTGCAtcatttcacttttcactacgtggccctcgttggaaaaaatatggcactttttctagaACTTGTACTgcattttgcagtgtttgtcTTACTTTGCTTCTGTGTGAAATGCCTCACAGTGACCCAAGCATCGTGTTCATTCAATGTCACCTGACATCAGATGTGGGtgtcggtaatgaagtgctggacaatatgaGCATACGGGATATCGAGCATCTCCAATGCTAGTCGATGCCAAAGATGAGACGGGTTCCTCAACGTGgtcactttttgtgtttttgtgcaggAAATTCAGAAGGTTCAAGAGAGCAAATCCTAAAGAGGAGACGTGTCCGTACCTCAGAACGTGACAACGCTCATCAGCAACTCAAGTCCCTGCTGGAGAAACGTTGTCTATTATCCTCCATGTGTAACGGCGGAGAGGTTAGTTCAGCAGGTTGTCCTGCTCAGGAGAAAAAGAAAGCAAGATGGAGGTTTGTGTTCGTAGGATATTTAGACGCGGAGATCCTTTTCCTCCGTGTTAGATTCTAATTAGCGCAATTATTATGCTTTACATTCCTTACCAGTGCTTGGATGTTCTCAAGGAGGGGTGGGCGGGGAGTCTGCGctcactttattaggtacaccatgTAGCTAAATATTAGAAAGGCCTCTGGATATGAGTGGATACCTTGCTCACTAGGATgtccaggtgtacctaatgaagtggggAATTGAGTGTGTGTACGATACTCGCATGCAAGTTTGTGCTGAATCAATAAAGCCAGACAATCACTAATCAACTTGATGGCATTTATTTCACCCCGCTCGCCCGCCAAAAACAGCAGCTTGACACAGGAAATGGTATGATTGAGACGGAAATCTACACAGCAGCAGTGATGGGCAAATTAGATGGGCAAATTAGTTTTCAAATGTAATTCgttgtacagtaatcccgcaccaaaaaatccaaaatctATGAATAAATCAAGCTGGTTTGTGcatatttgcattttcaagcataaaaatggcgaaatgaagTAAGAGAGAGAATTCAAAGATGTGTTgtggtgatatgtagtgttccaCACTggcctctaggtgtcagtaatgttactgtgatgtcCAAGCACCAGACTAGATTCCCGCTTTGAATGACGGGtacaataatccccaacacgggctactgttgctcaATTGAACTCTGAAACCCAGACGTCACGTCCTGTCTGCACCATGAGGACGAGtctaattttctcttattatgtctactatattgggtaatagaagtgttaAGGTgattgtaggggtgttatttaatgtctagagggctcgataataatgttaaaatcagaTTTAGAAGGTCTTTAACAGATTTTCTTTGCTgtacctacaaaaatattcaatttctaaataaggaatcctactttgccgaaattcactgattaatcgtgataaacaagggattactgaagTTACTGAACGGTCCCAAAAAAGTAACCGAATTATTACcagacagcaacacacacgagcacaagtcttatttatgtcttattttctctgattatgtctactatattgggtaatcggagtgtaaaagtgactataggggtgttatttcatgtctgaagggctctaatgatgttaagtgtatttagaaggttgtaaacaggttttctatgctctaagtaatATTATATTGGGTgctaggagtgtaaatgtgactataggggtgttatttcatgtctaaagggctttaataatgttaaaatcatacttagaaggttgtaaagaggttttctatgtctcgtattctcttattatgtctactatattgcataataagagtgtaagtgtgactattggggtgttatttcatgtctaaagggctctaataatgttaaaatcatacttagaaggtcgtaaagagGTTTTTTATGTCTCGTATTCTCTTActtgtattatgtctactatactgcataataagagtgtaaatgtgactattggggtgttatttcattccTGGAGGGCTCAAATGATGTTAAAATGgggatttagaaggttgtaaatacgttttctgtgctctaactaatattatattgggtaataggggtgtaaatgtgactatggggtgtaatttcatgtctaaagggctctaataatgttaaaaacatacttagaaggttgtaaacaggttttctctttGTTATATTGTCAGGGAAATCCTTGCAGACAACCAAGACTGTATAACTACTCAAAGGAACAGACTCACACCAGCCAAGATTGTCTTTCACTCGAGTTGGACAGCAGAGCTTACACCTGCATGTTTGCTCCTCCAGACTGTCAAAGTTCCGCCGTCCGCGGCCGCTTTTTATGAAGTAGGAAGTAAAGTCacacaaagaaatggaaaattacTGGAACAGGGTGAGGAGGGGGTCAGCTACGGGAGTAAGGTGAGTAGGGTGAGGAGGGGGTGCTGACCCATAACCTATGACCTTGGCCATGTGCACAGCACATGGGCCAGCACATGTTATCACAAGGGAACTGCTTTGGTGTTTTAGCACATTTTCATAACTTCACAAGATAGCTCTAACAAAGACTTCTTTCACATATATtcgcttattatgtctactatattgggtaataagagtgtaactGTGACTATAGGGCAGTAATATCctctctagagggctctaataatgttcaaaagcaGATTTAGAAATTCCTACACAGGGCTTCTATGCTACAACTGCAAAATATTTCCTTTCtacataaggaatcctactttgccaaAACTCACAGATTaacggcgataaacgagggattgctgtagttactttcccaaaaatgtaacagaattatttaccagggaaagtaattattgtgttacttttttgaGAAAGCTTCAAATATGCCAAAGAATTGGGATTTAGCTTTGTGGCAGCGTGTGCCGCATCGATGACTTCTTTGAGCTTGTGACTTGCAGTTCTCTACCAAACCGCTAGGGGTCAGTGTTTTCCTAAAAAGTGAGCAACATCAACTCTTGTCGACtggctatttagcttcctgtatAGTAGTGGTGAGCGATGGTGACTGAAACCACACCCATGTGGTTGACATCGATATCAGTGCATACTAACTCACCATCCATCACTGTCGCTAACGGCTTTATAGCAAttgaaatattattaattaCCCATTAATGGAAAACTATATTTATTTCTCCCAACACTGcacattaaaacaaaaagacaaaaaaaagccgaccacatactgtattatcacTGCAGTGATCCCTGATATGTGAAACCGTATCACACGTAGCATGGCTTTAATAAAGGATCACGCAGCTTTTTAAGACACATCATCAGAGGACGCTTCAGCGGCTGACACGCCACCATGTGAAAGCATGTAAGCTACATTCCCCCTTGCCAAAGATGCTGATGAGGGCTTCATTGCGGGAAGAAAGGACTTTGAAGCTTGGTGCGCACCTGGTCTCGCTTCTCCTCCTTCTGCGTCAGGTAAGCTTTGAGCTTGTCGGTGGAGAAACACACCTTAGAGTGGCGCGATCGCTGCGGGGCGCGGTGAACCCGCAGCCATGCGTTCTGGAGACACTCGGCCGCAGAGGGTCGGCCCCTGGGAGAAAATTCCAACACATTTTTGATTGATATCATCACACTGAAgcaaacttttttcactttctcTGAGGAGCTCCAAATGTGATGTAATAACGTATGAAATAtgtgtgataaacgagggatgactgtataaggcattcagaagacgcattcaaagatgttgtgatgatatgtagtattctacatgggtcactaggtgtcagtaaagttacactgatgagacgaCAGCCACGCAGAAAGTActgcacagaacaggaagtgcaaaaaaatagaacaaggaactctgtgtgagtctatattatgtgatatttatgtcttaagttTGGGCCGTGGTTTGTTTATT harbors:
- the guk1b gene encoding guanylate kinase 1b isoform X1 yields the protein MSGPRPVVLSGPSGAGKSTLMKRLLKDHEGVFGFSVSHTTRNPRTGEEDGKGLNTLPLLLGATLLPVADVFSSEDLESSLSCPNESETPHEDYHFTTRQAMQESIDQGNFIENAEFSGNLYGTSKAAIEDVRAKNLICILDVDIQGVRRIKETDLNPIYISIQPPSMEILEKRLRDRQTESEESLQKRLEAARVDMELSKEPGVFDVIIINDDLERAYEELKEILNDEIQKVQESKS
- the guk1b gene encoding guanylate kinase 1b isoform X2, whose amino-acid sequence is MSGPRPVVLSGPSGAGKSTLMKRLLKDHEGVFGFSVSHTTRNPRTGEEDGKDYHFTTRQAMQESIDQGNFIENAEFSGNLYGTSKAAIEDVRAKNLICILDVDIQGVRRIKETDLNPIYISIQPPSMEILEKRLRDRQTESEESLQKRLEAARVDMELSKEPGVFDVIIINDDLERAYEELKEILNDEIQKVQESKS